In Dermacentor andersoni chromosome 11, qqDerAnde1_hic_scaffold, whole genome shotgun sequence, the sequence CTCGTTTAGGGAGAACGTTTCTTCCCTGTTTGAAACAGGTAAACTGGCGCTGTATCCCTCGTACTGCTCCCTGGCGTACATACATTTTTAATCTATTTACGGGTCTCAATAGGAGCCGATCCTGTTCTGCGGATCACTTCGTCTTAACCTGGATCCCAAGGGTGAGCGCACCGACGATCAGGTCTGGGCAGCTCTTAACAAGGCGCACCTAAGCGCATTCTTCCAAAACAAGGCCGAGAAGCTCGACTTCGTCATCGAGGAAGACGGGAAGAACCTCAGGTAAGCGTCTAAGACCGGCATTTCGGTGGTGCGTGGTACGAATATGTTCGTGAAACACAACAAGATAAACAAAAAGCCGCAGCAGCCCCTATCGTGATAAACAGATAAACATAAATTTCGTGGCAAACAGACATTTGAACCAGCTGTACTTCGGCGAGATTTATAGGGACACGTGTAGAAATCTTGGATGCTTCTGTCAacggcatttcttttttattattattattaactgttAGTTAGCTTCGCCCTGGTGCGGCGTTGTATTTCTCTATAACCAAGCTGGTATTCTAAATTGAAACCATAAATTTAGAGCTATCAAAATCAAATGAGCAACGGAACCAAGTGCTACCCTCTCCAGAACCACTTGCAAATGCAATAGCATTGCTTTACTATGCATGCAAACGTAATTAGTTTCCTCAAATGCGCTAGTGTGCGAGTGCAGCGCTATTGCTGTTGCACTAGGCGAAGATAAGTAAGATGATGTTAATTTGGGCTATAGCCTATATACTTCAGATTAGGCTACGTTAAGTAACGATAGGTGTCCTAGCTACGACAGCTTATAGATCGAGCCCGCAAGCAGTCACAAGAGCTCTTAAAGATGCGAATACGACTCAACGCTCTCGAAAAAATACCTTCCCGCATCACGTGCAGAAAGCTTCACCGTCTTCGTAAGCACCAGGTACATACCCTCATTtcctcacaaaaagaaaaagaagaaatttaTTGAACGGTGCAACTCCACGCAACATATAGGCTACATTCGGCTGGCACACTCTTCAGAAGTCGTCGTCTTATCAAGGCGCTTCGTATTTTCATAATGCTGTTGCCAATTTGTTTCAACATGCACGACCCGTGATTTCAATAGCTCTCACACAGCCAAGTGACATGCTATCTGTTTTCTTCGCTGCTGTAAACTGCAGTGTTTACGGCAGCCTTTGTCGGGTTCACTCCATTCTTTCCCTGGACACCATATATCGCTTTCACGTTTTCCTGCACAGCATCGGCCAGCATCAGCTTATCTGCCTGGCCCGCGCCCTGTTGCGCAATACCCGGCTGCTGATCCTGGACGAGGCCACAGCGTCAGTGGACCCGGACACGGATGTCCTCGTCCAACAGACCATTCGCCGGGACTTCGCCAACTGCACCGTTCTCACAGTGGCACACCGGCTTCAGACTATCCTGGACGCCGACAGGCGAGCACAAAtgtttagaacgcagctctttagcgcccgttcctgcggcaagcatCGGCGTAGCCGAGTGAACGAGTACAGGGAAGGATGAAACccaacgcggagcgcagcgagggatgaaagacgcgaggaggaaagcgtagaGGAGGGCGCAGCGGAACGACGAGGCGCAAAGCGGAGAAGGatacggcgaaagcgtgagaagaaaagcgtagtgcggcgacaatggctacgagatgccGCCAGGGTAGCGCGGGTCGTCTGgcaggtctgtcggcggcggctgctgtgaatcccgCCCACGCCCAGGTTAACGAGGCAGTGGTGcaacacttcgctccgtttggaacgtgccgcacgagatggattgtccgcaccagccaacatatcgcgaaatgaaaacacgtatagagctgagcTCAAATATCGCATGAGGTAAtgtcgtaatcatcggtgatttctttttctgataGGCAGTTCCCGAACCTTTTTTTAACTCTGTGGTTAGATTTTTGCCGTCATAAATATATTTTTCACGCATCTGTAAGAGAGGGAAAAGATTACAAAAAAATCTGGTGTAGTTTTTCGTAATATGTCTATAGCTCAAACCATCAACTCTCAGCATCTTTAAGGCAGACCGTGACTTTTCAATTACGTACCTAGTGTAAGTCCGGGAATCGCGGTCACAAATTATTTGAAAGCTGTTCGTATGCGCACAAAAGCATGAAGCCGGCCTCAGATGGTAGGCTATAGACGTGCGGTAAAGAGGCCTAATCGCACTGTGCCTCCACGTCTGTATATTGCCGATATCTGGGGAAAATCAAACGATCTGCGACACCATGCCTCCGTAAATCGGACAGTCCGAATTACTGGATCGGTGATTTCTCGCATTAGTTTTTCGCTTCAGCCTGTGTCTATGTCACATATGTACCGCATGAGGCATTGTAACTCCTACAATAATCACTGGACCTGAAACGGTTAAACGCCGTTTTAGGCGCACGCTGCCGAAGCCCCTTTCACGGAATGGAAATTAGAAAACTTGCTCTAGAGCGATCTCTCTTCAGCCGTCTCATGCCCTATAGTCTGGGCTGTCCTGCTCACATCGAGGCCCCCATGGGCCTCGTAGTAAGGAAGTAATTGTTCCCCGTGGGGATTCCAGAGCACCAAGGTTTCGTCTTCGTGAGCAAGAAAAATTCTGCCACCGTGAATGGCAAGTGACTGAAAAACCACAGCGTCCTACGCAAAGTTCTCTAAGACTGTCTTTGGCACTGCTCTCGGTATTAGAAGTTGAAACGGTGCACACGTCACCAGTACTAGATAGTTTTAGCGCGTCCTTTATTTTGGTATACACAAGCACATTTGTCGGATtgcctaaaaccccttaaacttcgtaaagtagcgacacccttctgctccgccttcactcctcctcgtttttcctatctttcacgctccctcctcgaccctggtgccacctacactgctcgagcgtagcaacggcgccaacatgcgctcctcgccactccataGACtgttctcgagcgaaaatggcgctgaagcaaggcgcgagggcccacgtgatgatATTAGggcaatagcgacgcggcgtcggcctcggacAGAGCGCGCAagaaggaggcggcattcttcaaagcgtggcgctacattacgaagtttaaggggctttataaTTGCCGTATGAGCGGAGACTAAACGTTAGTGGCCGGATTGGTGGCGCCACCTGGTGACgcagagctaatattgcagtaataaGCAGGTGTactctgcttcgctgctggttcatatcggcagcggcgtaatcacGACCACGCCGCTGCTGAACATTTACACCAGCGGCAAAGTAGAATTCTACACGTTTATGACTCCACCCACCCGGCGATTTGCGTAATCCACCTCCGCATACCGGAAAACCGGTCACGCCAAAGCTGTCCGTTATCTTATTCAAGTCCCCCTTTAGCTCCAAGGAAGACGCAACGCTTTAGTTTGGAAAAATCCGCAAAATGTTCGCATAAACACTTGCAGCCACCACAATGGCCACACTACACTAATCGGACACGCCCGCGCACATCATCGCGCGACTCCGTATCCCCCTCCCCCCACATACACACATTGACGGGCTCgagaaaaagtaagaaaacaaATATAGCTCGTGTACCCAGATCTGACAGCTCGTTAAggaaaccccaggtggtaaaactttgtagtcctccactacggcgtgccgcagaATGAAATCATGGTTTTTTGGACGTAAAACCTCGCAATGtattcgaggattgtagcagcagaacttaagggaCACGGACATAGAATGAACGACTAGACGAGGACGCAGCAGCTCTAGACGTCCTTGCTGTTGTCCGTGTCCcctaagttctgctgctacaatcctcgatgAACGAACCAACTAACCGAGTTAAACACTCTTTTGACTCGCAATGTAATTGCGACGCATGCGAAACCACACGATTTAATGTAGCCTCACAGAAGCCATCAGACTTTCCGTGGTCACTAACATGGTAAATGTAAGGAGCTCCGTGTTCCGTGTTGTCCAACAGGATTGTCGTGATGAAGTCCGGCGAGATACAAGAAGTCGGTGTCCCCGCCGAGCTGTTACGGAATCACAAGTCCGCATTCTACGCCATGGCCCGCGAAGCCGGTTTGGGCAGCGAAGACCGGAGTTCCGGCTTCGAGCACCGATCGTCGAAGCAGTCTTCGTCCGGGCACTGAAGACAACGCGCGTCCGAGCTTGCCCGACAATAAATACCTGAAATGCCGCTCTCGTTTGCTGTGGAAATCCAGTAGTCTCGCCGTTTTTGCAAGATAATACCCAACCTTTCCTACATTGGGCATAAACTTGCGTCATTCTCGCCGAAAAGCAGCCGCGACATGACGTGGGCACAGTCGCGCGGGATGTCAATACATGCATTATCTCGCCTGCTTATTCCGTGCTATACAACTTGCAAGTTAACGCGGCTATGTGCAGTTGGCGTTGCTGTAGCTCGATCGCCCACATAAGTTTGTCTTGCCGGGCAACGTAGCGTGGCGTTAAACGCAATAACCATAAGCTACTAAACAGCAAAACAAACTAAGCTCTCCTTGGGCTTTGCACTTTTGACTTCCTTTCGCCACATGCGTCTTACGAGCTGCTCAGGAAGAACGAACatgcgagatttttttttttcttctgtacacGGTTTGTGTCCCTGCCCCCTCTCCAGGCTTTCGATTGTTGTAGAAGAGCATGAGTCACCGAAAATATTTCGCAACCACACTGCTAATACCAGGCCCGAGGGCTGGGAAACAGGTAGTTAGTGGTGCGAAAGCCCATCACGGCGGACGCGAGTAGAACTGGCGCGAGTATACAAGAAATTGAGGCTGACAAGAATAGTTAGGAATTCACATGCGTTTATACGTACAATAGGGCACGCAGTCTCAAAATGCAAAAAGCGTAAAATATactaaaaaaagaaggggggggggggtaatcgaACATAAGCCGCGACTCGGTAAGCCATCGCAGCTCAAAGCTTTTAAAAAATCGTACGTGACAACAAATTTAAGGGTGCTAATAAGCTCCTTTGTCCAACACGGACGGCGTCTCATATAGTGTTCCGAAGCAGGAAACGATTCCAACAAATGTCTACGAAGAAGAAGAGTCTCCCGACTGCTGGCCCGGATCGCCCGTCGCGGCGCATGCAGACGACGCCGTCGTCGTGTGCGCGGATGCCCAAGCCGACCTCGCCGTCTCGTCGAACGCACCGGCGAACGAAGGCGCCGGAGGGTCGACCTGCATGGGGGCGCCACTGGGTCCAGCGGCGTCATCGCCGCCCTGGTGGACGTCGACGTCGTCCTCCTCGCTTCCGAGGTCGCTGAGGCTCAGCCTGGCTAGCGCTTGGCTCTGTCGGGACACCTCCTCCTGCGAGCGACGGCGGCGAGGCATCCCCGAAACGGTGGCCGTCACTGCTGCCGTCCTGCGTTGCATTCGCGCCGTCTTCGCCGGTCTGGAGTCGGGACCCAACCTCTTCACGGGACTCGGCCTGGCGCCCGAAGAAGAGCCGGCCTCCTGCCAATCCCGCTCCGATATCCAGGCCGGCCGCCGAGTGTCGCCGCCTCTGGATGAGAGCGGAGTCGCCGGAGGCGGCTGAGGCTCCGCACCGCCGCCTTGTCGCTTGGTGCGCAATAGCCTATGCAGACATAAAAATAATGCAGGAAAAACAGCAGCAATTCTTTCCGCACGACGAAGTGAGGACCCGCGAGCAACAGTGGCCTTACACGTACGACGAACCTCGTCAAGGCATATATACATTCGCCAATCTTGATGGGCCGAAACACTGAAGTGCCATACATGCCTCTCGGTATGCAGGCACAACGTTCTGTCGAACGTTTGTCGAAATCTCGTAGTTTGTACAGCCCACGCAGACGCATTTGCTGATCGCGGTGTACCGAGTGATAAACTATAGggccaaaaaaatgaaaaatgattatgcgatatattgcgaaataatgcaattcccttgcaAGTAATTTACCATATTAAATGCTGAATGTacactttacttttttttctattttacaaTACGTTTGCTTCTCGCCAGTGCAAGTGCCACATGAATTAGCGGGCGCATGTAAAATCGCTTGCTGCTTTTATGTCGTGCAGAATCGCGCTTCTGGCGTACAGGCGCGCTGTCTTGTCCCGTGGTCGTTATTTCATTGCGCGTTTGTTCAATCAGTGCCGTGCGCTTCACCCGCTTCACCCCGAATTTCGGCAGGTGCTACTACAGAGTGTTAAACACCGTGCATCTGTACGCTGCTGCATCGGACGTGCTGCTTCCGATGCAGCACGTCCGATGAAGAAAAATGCAGAACGTTACACACACACCGCCTAGTGTTCGTTAACTGCCTACAAGTTGCGAGTGCTCTACAGGAAGTAAAACAGGTAGGTTAGAAATGCGTTTTAAGTAATATGACGCAACGGTGCCTCACCTGATAACTGTTGATGTGCAGTAAGGTTTTTGCGCAGAATTGTATTTAAGTAATACTCGCAATAGGACTCGCGTAGATTTTTGTTATCTGACTGTTTGCCGGGCTACTCGCCAACCATACATTTTCATCCACGAAACATGATTACTTGGTTCTGTCAGGTATATTCGGTGTGAATCGATAGGCGAATAGCTCGTTTGTAATCGTCTCTGGCACTGTCATTTATCTCCATATATTCCCTCGTATTCTTAAGTAAAAAAGCATGGTTGAAGACACGCTCGCGAGTTTGCAAGCTGGAAggtcagacaaaaaaaaaaaaaaactgtgtactGGTCGAAAACGGCGGACCTCAAGGAAATCTAAACGTGGGCGCCAAGGCGCATAAAATTATGATCAGACTTTCACCTCCAGTCGTGACGTACAAATGACGTTGCTACACACCACCATTTTCTACAcatatgggctcctatggaatactaaggaaaaaaaaattaaattatggggttttacgtgccaaaaccactttctgatgaggcacgccgtagtggaggactccggaaatttcgaccacctggggttctttaacgtgcacctaaatctaagtacacgggtgttttcgcatatcgcccccatcgaaatgcggccgccggggccgggattcgatcccgcgacctcgtgctcagcagcccaacaccatagccactgagcaaccacggcgggttgataCTAAGGAATGCATAATAGCGCTTCAATGAATTAAATGCTTAAAGAAGGAgtagtgcgaaaaagaaaaggcgctAAACTTCAAAATGTATTCCGAGAACGGTGTCAGAAGATTACAACAAACGCGCATGCGTGCTacaatacttaaaaaaaaatcgtAGCAACCTGTAAAACAGCTTGAtctcatgccccccccccccccccccccccaaaaaaaaaagataagcagGAGTGTCGCTGAGGAAATTCGCGATATAAAAGGCCTCCAACAGCTCTCGCACCAACATACGATAGTCCTGCCAATTATCTTGGTCCC encodes:
- the LOC126517370 gene encoding uncharacterized protein, yielding MTKVSPSQDGDGKKPRPPRSRLSAKTAESRLRSWLTEQDLSAGCTSSGAPPKQSPVKRLLRTKRQGGGAEPQPPPATPLSSRGGDTRRPAWISERDWQEAGSSSGARPSPVKRLGPDSRPAKTARMQRRTAAVTATVSGMPRRRRSQEEVSRQSQALARLSLSDLGSEEDDVDVHQGGDDAAGPSGAPMQVDPPAPSFAGAFDETARSAWASAHTTTASSACAATGDPGQQSGDSSSS